The following are encoded together in the Candidatus Zixiibacteriota bacterium genome:
- a CDS encoding fibronectin type III domain-containing protein encodes MKRLLTSIIILSAVILTGCDDETVRYIDNTPAVPQGVYSITGDNAVYIYWLPVQDDDLDYYRVWWSPDDDVYELMATTDDEYYIDTDVENGTTYYYAVSAVDRAGQESALSYETVFDTPRPEGTNLFMADFHQMPEDAGYDFSEETTLDYNDDNADVYLEYDDNLETFFLYVTDVTTDIQDVGYTYDFDEIGYAPDGGWSAVGWTEVIEGHTYIIWTRDNHFAKLRAYNFVGAAGVQFQWAYQTAEGNPELARPQHDDNYLKRTINGTIIK; translated from the coding sequence ATGAAAAGACTGCTAACTTCCATAATAATACTCTCAGCCGTGATATTAACGGGCTGTGATGACGAGACTGTTCGTTACATCGATAATACCCCGGCGGTTCCCCAGGGCGTTTATTCGATAACGGGCGATAATGCCGTTTATATCTACTGGTTGCCGGTCCAGGATGATGATCTGGATTATTATCGGGTCTGGTGGAGTCCCGACGATGACGTCTATGAACTAATGGCAACCACCGATGATGAATATTATATCGATACCGATGTGGAAAACGGAACAACCTATTATTATGCCGTATCCGCTGTCGATCGGGCAGGTCAGGAATCGGCCTTATCCTATGAAACCGTATTTGACACCCCCCGGCCGGAAGGGACCAATCTTTTTATGGCTGATTTTCATCAAATGCCGGAAGATGCCGGTTACGATTTTTCGGAGGAGACAACTCTGGATTACAATGATGACAATGCCGATGTTTATCTCGAATACGATGACAATCTTGAGACCTTTTTCTTATATGTAACCGATGTCACGACAGATATTCAGGATGTCGGGTATACCTATGATTTCGATGAAATCGGTTATGCCCCTGATGGCGGCTGGTCGGCCGTGGGCTGGACAGAAGTCATTGAAGGGCATACCTACATTATCTGGACCAGGGATAACCATTTTGCCAAGTTGCGGGCATACAATTTTGTCGGTGCGGCCGGAGTTCAATTCCAGTGGGCCTACCAGACGGCCGAGGGTAATCCAGAACTGGCCCGCCCGCAACACGATGATAATTATCTGAAAAGGACCA